In Neorhodopirellula lusitana, the following are encoded in one genomic region:
- a CDS encoding putative glycoside hydrolase: MNRRVAAILLSIVSLVSSVPLTAFGETEQDASSASAATGPGHYPAFSWDTIPLYMHMRKSTAFTQKEIDYLAGFPLITLEKTTGSRTYGSSEDGSRQAAQAIKAVNPKAKVLYYRNVMCNYSSYKVNEGLQGIPGAFLVGRDGNRKLHRGAREVYDLSNPALREWWLDHCVEMSNYDEIDGLFLDGNIKALEPEFLRKEIGPEKKQKVAEGYAVMMKDLKDRTPSDKLLVANIIRARLPDSGLDYLQYFDGSYLEGVESEANGLTRLEYLTKGIAAVQKAARDGKIICMSLGLGRSASGGLRIDDSRKRLAPGANAQTRLEYCLALFLICAEKYSYVYPHDGYSVNGNDSAVWLERFAEYDRPLGPPKGPATQEGYTYAREFESANVFLDIQKQKAKITWKRTP, from the coding sequence ATGAATCGTAGAGTAGCAGCCATTTTGCTGTCGATCGTATCGCTGGTTTCAAGTGTTCCGTTGACGGCATTCGGCGAAACAGAACAAGACGCCAGTTCAGCAAGTGCCGCAACAGGACCGGGCCACTATCCCGCGTTCAGCTGGGACACGATCCCCTTGTACATGCACATGCGGAAGTCCACCGCATTTACACAGAAGGAGATTGACTACCTAGCAGGCTTCCCACTGATCACCCTTGAAAAAACAACAGGCAGTCGAACCTATGGATCGTCTGAGGATGGATCGCGTCAGGCGGCCCAGGCCATCAAAGCCGTCAACCCGAAGGCCAAGGTGTTGTACTACCGCAATGTGATGTGCAATTACAGCAGCTACAAGGTGAATGAAGGTCTTCAAGGAATCCCTGGTGCCTTCCTGGTGGGGCGAGATGGCAATCGGAAACTGCATCGTGGTGCGAGGGAAGTCTACGACCTTTCCAATCCGGCTTTGCGTGAATGGTGGTTGGATCATTGCGTAGAAATGTCCAATTACGATGAGATCGACGGCCTTTTTCTAGACGGCAACATCAAGGCCCTCGAACCGGAATTCCTACGTAAAGAAATCGGTCCAGAAAAAAAGCAGAAAGTTGCAGAAGGCTATGCTGTCATGATGAAGGACCTGAAAGACAGGACCCCCTCAGACAAACTACTCGTGGCCAATATTATCCGTGCGAGATTGCCGGACTCGGGTTTGGACTATCTACAGTACTTTGACGGATCGTATCTGGAAGGCGTCGAAAGCGAAGCCAACGGTCTAACGCGACTGGAGTATTTGACCAAAGGCATTGCCGCAGTCCAGAAAGCCGCCCGCGATGGAAAAATCATCTGCATGTCGCTGGGACTGGGGAGGTCCGCGTCGGGAGGGTTAAGGATCGATGATTCCCGTAAGAGATTGGCCCCCGGGGCAAATGCGCAAACACGACTGGAGTATTGCCTGGCACTTTTCTTGATTTGTGCTGAGAAGTACAGCTATGTCTATCCGCACGATGGATACAGCGTCAATGGGAACGACAGTGCTGTCTGGCTAGAACGCTTCGCCGAATACGATCGACCGCTAGGGCCTCCCAAAGGACCAGCTACCCAGGAAGGATACACGTACGCTCGAGAATTTGAGTCCGCAAACGTCTTCTTGGATATTCAGAAACAGAAGGCAAAGATCACATGGAAACGGACACCATGA
- a CDS encoding YebC/PmpR family DNA-binding transcriptional regulator, with product MGRSFEVRKVSMAKTAGQKTKVYSKYGKQIYVMAKNSGADPANNSSLRALIDKAKRDQVPAHVIDRALEKAKGVGGEDYVAARYEGFGPGGCAVIIDCLTDNNMRTITDVKNCFSKTGSKFGAPGSVSHSFDHLAVFAFDGPSVDEVLEALLMAEVDVTDVESQEDQILVFAPTTEYAKAKQAILESYPETSLVVDEISFIPQTNAEIPADDVAMFEKFIGMLNDCDDVQDIYHNATLPS from the coding sequence ATGGGCAGAAGTTTCGAAGTTCGTAAGGTGTCGATGGCCAAAACGGCTGGCCAGAAGACGAAAGTCTATTCGAAATACGGAAAACAAATCTATGTGATGGCCAAGAACAGTGGCGCGGACCCTGCGAATAACTCGTCGCTGCGAGCACTGATCGACAAAGCTAAGCGAGATCAGGTTCCTGCCCACGTGATCGACCGAGCTCTCGAAAAAGCCAAGGGTGTTGGAGGCGAAGATTATGTTGCGGCAAGGTACGAAGGCTTTGGTCCCGGTGGTTGCGCGGTCATCATTGACTGCTTGACCGACAACAACATGCGGACAATCACCGATGTCAAAAACTGTTTTTCGAAAACAGGCTCTAAATTCGGAGCTCCCGGTTCAGTCTCTCACTCATTCGATCATCTGGCCGTGTTCGCCTTTGATGGCCCATCCGTTGACGAAGTACTCGAAGCATTGTTAATGGCCGAGGTGGACGTGACGGACGTGGAAAGCCAAGAGGACCAGATTCTTGTCTTCGCGCCCACGACGGAGTATGCGAAAGCCAAGCAGGCGATTCTGGAATCGTATCCGGAAACGTCACTCGTCGTCGATGAAATCTCGTTCATCCCACAAACCAACGCCGAGATCCCTGCGGATGACGTCGCGATGTTCGAGAAGTTCATCGGCATGCTCAATGACTGTGACGACGTGCAGGACATCTATCACAACGCGACGCTGCCAAGCTAA
- a CDS encoding YHYH protein, with translation MPDHPMMIGITAWQQQVPLPKSYTGDNAWQIPLHPVPAKNPMSAKSHFFRGAIAVAVNGVPIFNPIKNDGKTDTLLAGELDQWGGHCGRADDYHYHIAPVHLEKIVGAGNAIAVALDGYPIYGYNDPNGKPPTDLDWLNGHQGPDGRYHYHATKTYPYLNGGFYGEVIEREGQVDPQPRAQSLRPALTGLKGAKITGYENPTPDSYVVHYDVRGDKRSVEYTVAEDGSATFHFVSPQGTTTETYTPRQRGGAGDGRRDAEPLRGQNGPAQSNQRGNQRAKQRGGRRGIGASDRTGGRRGPQPGEGPRQPWILVHADEIDLDKDKVISRDEIVGEATKAFAGYDANDDGQLSESELNARGGSRSAMGGFLKGHSQEIDRNGDGILSRAEAIGNAERMFAKMDSNGDGNITSTEFEAARRK, from the coding sequence ATGCCAGACCACCCAATGATGATCGGCATCACCGCTTGGCAGCAACAAGTTCCACTGCCCAAGAGCTACACCGGCGACAACGCTTGGCAGATCCCACTGCATCCTGTTCCGGCGAAGAATCCGATGTCGGCAAAGTCGCACTTCTTTCGTGGCGCGATCGCGGTGGCCGTCAACGGAGTTCCTATTTTCAATCCGATCAAGAATGATGGCAAGACCGACACGCTGCTCGCCGGCGAGCTCGATCAGTGGGGCGGGCATTGCGGACGGGCGGACGACTATCACTATCACATCGCACCCGTGCATCTCGAAAAAATCGTTGGGGCGGGCAATGCGATCGCCGTTGCATTGGATGGCTACCCGATCTACGGTTACAACGATCCCAACGGCAAGCCACCAACGGACCTCGACTGGCTCAACGGTCACCAAGGACCCGACGGCAGGTATCACTACCACGCGACAAAGACCTACCCGTATCTCAACGGAGGTTTCTACGGTGAGGTCATCGAGCGAGAAGGGCAAGTCGATCCGCAACCGCGTGCCCAATCACTGCGGCCGGCACTAACAGGGTTGAAAGGTGCGAAGATTACGGGTTACGAGAATCCGACGCCTGACAGCTACGTCGTGCATTATGACGTCAGGGGTGACAAGAGGTCCGTCGAGTACACGGTTGCCGAGGATGGATCGGCAACTTTCCACTTTGTTTCACCTCAAGGCACAACCACTGAAACCTACACACCACGTCAGCGAGGCGGCGCAGGCGACGGCCGCCGCGATGCGGAACCGCTTCGCGGACAAAACGGTCCGGCTCAATCCAATCAACGCGGTAACCAACGAGCCAAGCAACGTGGTGGTCGTCGAGGAATCGGAGCTTCCGATCGAACGGGCGGACGACGTGGACCGCAACCCGGTGAGGGGCCAAGGCAACCTTGGATTCTGGTCCATGCTGATGAAATTGATTTGGACAAAGACAAGGTGATTAGCCGCGATGAAATTGTGGGCGAGGCGACAAAAGCCTTTGCTGGATACGATGCGAACGACGATGGCCAGCTAAGCGAATCTGAATTGAACGCCCGCGGCGGTTCCCGCAGTGCAATGGGCGGCTTTCTGAAAGGCCATTCTCAAGAAATTGATCGTAATGGCGACGGCATCCTGTCGCGAGCCGAAGCCATCGGCAACGCCGAGCGAATGTTCGCCAAGATGGACTCCAACGGCGACGGGAACATCACATCGACCGAATTTGAGGCGGCAAGACGAAAGTGA